A segment of the Bos mutus isolate GX-2022 chromosome 17, NWIPB_WYAK_1.1, whole genome shotgun sequence genome:
TGGGTTTACAAGTGGCGACAAGCCCTTGTGGGAGTTGAGATGGAGCTGTATGGGGCGACTGGCTGGATAGTGGTACTCTGAGCAGAGTGGACCCTAGAGCGGGAGGAGGAGAATTCTGCTTTAGCAGACATGTTGAATTCGAGTTCACTGGGTGCCAAAGTAGAGGGCAGGAGTCAGGAGTGCTGGCCATTTAGTGTTGGCAGTCAAGGGATACAGGCGTTTAAAGCCACGAGCCCGGGCAAGATCACCCAGTGCTCGAGTGTAGAGGGAGGTCTGAGGCTTGGCCCGGGGCATCCCAACGTGGTGGTCCAGCCGAGGGAAGAGGCCGAAGGGATCACGAAGGTTTTGGACCTTCGTGCTTGATGGCCACCTGCCCCTGGGTCGCCCAGGAGAGGGGGCTGCAGGCAGTGGGGTCCGGGTGAGCGGTGAGAGGGCGGATAGCGAATGTGGGTGTCCATCTGGAGATGTCGGCCTGGGGCAGAGATGGGGCCAAGGCCGGGTGGCCTTAGGGGCTCCGAGCGGAAGACCTGAGAAGCCAGGTCAGGCCAAGGCGGGTTTGGGAGGGGATGGCGTTGAGCTGCGGCCAGGTAGGCAGGCCAGGTAGGTGGTGCACAGAGAGGTGCAGAGACAACGAGGCTTCGATGCCGAGACTGCCCAGCCTCAGAGCGCAGGAAGCGCCCGCGCCGGGCGGGCGTGCActcggggtgggggcgggggcagccaGGGACCACAGTTCCCGGCGTGCCCAGCGCCTGCTTCCGGGGCGGTTCGGCGACACCCGGAAGTACTTACGGAGTTCGTCCGGGGCGCTGCGGTCTGAGGTGTGTTTTTCCCCCGTTTTCTGCGCTCGTTGACCCTGCCGTCGCCATGGGGAAGCGACAGCACCAGAAGGACAAGATGTGAGTTGAGCCGCCACCGCCGGGAGCGGGCTTAtccgccccgcgccccgcccccgagCTCCTCTAGACGCCGCTTCCCCGGAAGCCTCCGCGGTCCCCGCGGGGCGCAGGCGCGGGTCTCCGGGGCCCCGTTCTCCCCGCCCCCGAGCCCCTCTAGACGCCGCTTCCCCGGAAGCCTCCGCCGTCCGCGCGGGGCGCCCCCTCAGGCGCGGGTCTCCGGGCTCCAGTCCCCTCGGCTCCCCAGGCTCGCCAGCTCTTCCCTGGCGGGTCTCTTCGGGCGCGGTTGTCGTCCCTCGCCCCCCAATCCGCTCCCGAGCTCCAGCATTTTCCAGTTAAACCCACTTGGGCCCCCCAGCTGCCGTCGAATGTCTTTGGTTTTCTTAACAGCCAGAcgatattcaggactgttttcctttagatggactggttggatctcctttctgtccaagggactccgagagtcttttccaagagtcttctccaatgggttttccagtggtcatgtatggatgtgagagttggactgtaaagaaagctgagcgccaaagaattgatgcttttgaactgtggtgttggagaagactcttgagggtcccctggactgcaaggagatccaaccagtccatcctaaaggagatcagccctgggtgttcattggaaggatgatgctgaggctgaaactgcagtactttggccacctgatgcgaagagcagactcatttgaaaagaccttgatgctgggaaagattgagggcaggaagagaaggggacgacagaggatgagatggtcggatggcatcaccgactcagtggacatgggtttgggtggactccgggagttggtgatggacagggaagcctggcgtgctgcgttccatggggtcgcagagagttggacacggctgtgCGGCTGAGCTAACTGAATGGCGAGATGAGGACGATCTGTGTCGACCTGTGGTTTTCCGCTTCCCTTTTGACCCCACTTCAGTCAGCATCTGCCCCCGTTGCTCCTGTGGGGCTCCCTCAACTCCGGTGGGGCTCCATCCGGGGGTCAGCTCTCCGTCCTCGCTTCCTAGGGTGCACCTGACCACCTCTCTCCCTCTGAAGCCCTTCCTCGGTGTCTGGGGCACCACTCTCTGTTTTCGGGTTTCTTCAGAGAGGGTGCTCTCTGGGTTCCCTCTGCTGGGTCCTCCCCTTCCCAGACCTCCTAGGTCTCCTCCCCGCGTCTCCTCTGTATTTTACATCCTCCTCGGGTGATGGCTCCAGCCTGGCTTACAACACCGCCCCTGGAAGATCTGATGGGCTTGTGGAGTTCAGTGAGTGAGCCCTGCTGTGGAAGGAACTTTTTGCTCGTggaagggacttttttttttaaacctttttattgaatttgtaccGGTATTGCTTCCGTTTgatggtttggttttttggcaGCAAGgcgtgtaggatcttagctcctccaccaggcacggaacctgcacccccttcattgaaaagcaaagaggaactcgTTCACTGTCAGCACTTGAGCCTGCTCTTCCGTTTTCCCCTCCTAGTGGTCACACCCTGGCTCCTTCGCTGGGGTCAGAAGCCTGGGAGTCTCCCTCTGGCTCCTGTCCCTCAGTAAGTCGTGGCACGTCCAGGAGCTGACCGTGTCTTGCTGGTCCCCCCGTCCTCTCAGGTGGAGATTTTGCTGCTCCGTCTTGGACCTTTGTAGTTGCTCTTCGATCGGTTTCTGCTGCCTCCTGCTTGGCCCTCTGCACACCACAGCCAGAGTGACGCTTTGAGGACTCAGGGCCCTGTCAGAATCCCCCCAGCGCCTTCCCATCCCGCTTGAATCCAATCCAGAGTTCTCCCATGGCCTGCGAGGACCCTGGTGATGCGACCACCCCCAAGTCTCTGTCCTCAGCAGCCCCTACCTCCGGGCATGCACGGTCCCTCTACCTGGAAAGCTCTCCCCCCGGGTCTTCATGTGACCAGCCACTTCTCACCGTTAATCCTACTGTTAAATTGAGTTCGTTGGCTCAGGAAGACCGTCTGGGTTTGCTCACGGGTTTGTGTATGGCCCGTGTCTGTGTTCTGTTGTGGTTATCACAGTGTGTCCGACACATGGCAGGTGTTTAATAAGCATTTGCCAAGTGAGCCAAGTGACTCGGTCATCAGTTTCTTTCCAGAGACTCTGTCTTCATGAAAGTGCTTCTGTCTCTTCAGGTACATCACTTGTGCTGAATACACTCACTTCTATGGTGGCAAGAAGCCAGGTAAGGTGTGGAACCCCCCTGTTCCCTTTGGGTGTGTGGCGCAGTTAAAGGGTGGTGCCTCGCTGTAGAGTGAGCCTGTGAACGTTAGCAAGAGGGCGGACGCTGCAGTGCATAGGCAGGCGGGGGACGCAGCTCACAGGAGAGGCGGCACGCTAAGCGCTGGAGGAGGTGTTCGGGCTTGGTGGcggcttctttctctctctggctgtGACGGGCTGTGTTGCTGCGAGTGGGGGCGACTCTTCCCGTGGAGCtggggctcggtagttgtggtgtggGTTTGGAAGCCCCGCGGCAGGTcacatcttcccagaccaggggtgaacctgtgtgtcctgcgttggcaggtggattcttaaccactggaccacgagggaggccttttttcttaatgttggtgattttttttcttttaaacataagTTAAAATAATGTCTGGTCTATCAGTTAGTAACGCAGAGGACGCCAGCACCCACAGCCGTCGTGGCTGCGGTCAGAAGAGCGCCCTCCCGCTCGCTGCCGGCCCGGAACTGGCAGGCCTGCTGGGAGAGCAGAGCCGGGAGGGGCCCGGGCTGGGGTTAGCCTGCACTGTGCTGTGGGAGGATCCCCCCGTGGGGTGTGCTCTTTCCTCCAGGCTCCTTCTTGGTGTGTTTTGGTTCTGTCTGTTTTAGACCACAGCAGTTTTTGCACTACGTAATTTACGTcaacgttttcttttttttctttctcttttttttaatcaggctTTACTATTCCTATTAAAGTATAACGGAGCTACGACACTACATTTCTTCCGGGTGTACAACACAGTAATCTGATACTTCTCTACTTTGCACAGAAAACCCAAAACAGGCCCAGTAGCCATCTGTCGCCACGCACAGTTACTAGGATGCTGGTTGCAGCCCATGCTGTTAGGTTTCGTTCTTACGACTTACAcgcacttttaatttttatttgtttatgtatttgtgtAAAATGTACTTACtcatttggctctgctgggtcttagttgtggaacGTGGGATCTAGCTTCTGACCAGAGTTGGAACACGGATCCCCCTGCACTGGGGACATGGAGTCTTAGCAGCTGCACCACCAAGTCCCAACATgcactttttcttaaaatgtagcTGACTTGTTGGAGCACATTTGTGAAATTCTTTACGGAATAATTATCTTTCCCGACCTTTGTTTTCATCTCACACAGATGTCCCACAAACAAATTTCCGTCGTCTGCCTTTCGACCACTGCAGGTAAGAGTTAGGAGAGCTTCCCCTGTCTCGCACGAGTGTTCTGGGGTGCTCCCCTGTGTGACAGTGAATCTGATCCCCAGAGTTGCCGGAGTGGCTTCTGTCTGCGTCCTCCGCTCGGCTCTTCCCTGGGGCCAGAGAAAGGACCCAGCAGTGGAGAGAGCTGGGTGGCTTTCTAGCCAGGCCGTTGTCTTTAGCCCGGTGCTCACCTCCCAGGGCACCCGCCGGCCCAGAGAATCCGTGCCGGGCGGGCTGAGCTCCCTGGCCCAGGCGTCCCATCCAGGAAGTGGTTTGGCTCTGAGCTCCGGGCTGTCATGCTCTCCTTTTGGTTCTGAgtctaagcagcagcagcagcaatattcgtGCTACGTGGGCCTCCCTGCCCCCTTTGCTGGGAATGTAGGtccctggggggcagggaggggcactGCTACAGAGTTGATCACAGGCCTTTTCCCCACTGGGCTGCGGGGAGCGGGCAGGGCTGCTGGGCCCCTCGGGCCCAAGTTTCCCCACATTCGAGCCGTGGTCAGCTCTGTCCTGCACAGGTGTGTCTACACTGCatgccacccccgcccccaccgggTTCTGAATCAGCAGGTCAGGGTGAGCCTTGAGAGCTGGCCAAACTCTCCTGATGACCCCAGCACCGCAGTGAGGCTGGTCAACCAGCTGGcacggggcagggaggggcagggaggccccaGTGGAGAGAGAGGGCCTCACCTGCCTCACTTGCTGAGGACGAAGGTGCGGCCTCGGCGTGGGCGGCGGGGTTCTGTCCGCCGCCAGCAGCCTTGTCGTCCGCCTCCTGGGAGTGTGGCCTTGTGAGTGgttttgtgggatctttggttCCCGGAGCCTCCCAGAGGCTCTGTGTCTTGCCCATTCTGTAACTCCTGGGGTTCTGGGGGAAGACATGCCCTTGAGGCCCCATTGGGAGAAGGTGTGTGTTCACGCTCTTGCTGTTGGGAGCTTGCCTCGTCGTTGACTCCTGCTCTGGTCAGTCCCAAGTGGTACCCGGGGCTGGAGGAGAGCGGTGGGCCACAGGGAGCAGCTCCCTGGGGTGGCGTCCAGGGAGGCGAGCCTGGTGCTGCGGGCTCTCCAGGTCCCAGGGCCTGACCCCCGCCGCCTGACACGTGGGAGACAGAGGCACGAACAGCCCAGGTCAGAAGAGCCCTCGAGGGCTCGCGATGGGAGCCCAGGCCAGAGAAGAGGCAGCCCCCAGGCACCGGGCGCCTCCACCTGCGGGTGCCGCTGCCCCTGAGCAGGCCCTCCACAAGGCGGCAGGTGCCCTGCGACCCCTGCCTCCCTGCATCGGAGCTTCCCGGGCACCAGACCTGGCCCGTGTCATGGGCCTGTTCCTTGGGAGTATGCAGGAGCAGTGCCTGCTGCGCAGCGAGGAGTGGGCGGGCCCCCCGACCGCGTCTGGCCGCCCCGCCGGCAGCTCTGGGTGGGGAGAGGGCGGCGCCCAGGAGTGACTCCCGCCCCTCAGTCTCTCTCTGCAGCCCTTCGCCTACCCGGTGTGCACCCCCGAAGGTGTCGTCTTCGACTTGCTGTGAGTTTTCCCTTGGCTTCTAAGCTGACGGATGTGGTGAGGTTGCTGGCACCTGCCCGAGACGGGGCAGCGGGAGGGTGTGGGCTGCAGGCAGGGCCTGGGTGGGCCTCTCGGGGACGGGAGGGGCAGCACCGCTCTGGCCTCGGCTGGGGGCCCCCAGCGTTCTGATTCACACCCCCGGCTGCTGGAACGTTGGAGAGCGTGTAGCTTTCACGTCACGAAGGCAGAGCCATGGCAAGACGCCTGCCTTTCCGGTGCTGCCCTTGGAAGCCTCGTGCCCCGTCCGTGTTCCAACGGAAGCAGGCTTCTGTCGTTCCCCGTGACTCAGTCTCGCTTCAGAAAACGTGGAAAGCGCTGCAGAGTGAAGGGGAGACGGGCGCTGTCAGGCTGGAGCCCTTCTGCCTGGGAGGTGTCTGTGGGAACCTGGTAGAGGCCACACTGCGAGGGCGGTCCCAGATCCATTCCTCACAGTCACAGCGGCAGCTCTCTGCCCCTGTCGTTCAGAACTTCGTGGAAGTGTGGTTCTTGAGGCTGGCCCAGCGCTTCCTTGTAGAGCTGTGGCCACACGTGTGTAGGTCTTGCCGTTAGTGTTGTTTATCCGCGTTTGTGCACAACTGCAGTAAACCCCCGAGAGGCCAGCGATGCCTGTGTAGCCAGAAACACTCTTGCTCCCGAGATGAGGCGGAGAGAGGGCAGAGCGGCCCCCAGCTCCCCAGGCAGCCGCCCCCGATCCCAGCCCCCAGCTCTGGCCCGTCGCCGTCTGACGCACTTTGTCTCTTCCTTCAGGAACATCGTTCCTTGGCTTAAGAAGTATGGGACCAACCCCAGCAACGGAGAGGTAGGTGGCCATGCAGGAGCTTTGGTGAGGTCGGCGAACGCTCTGGTGTCACACACGTGCGCGCGGCCCCTCTTCCCCACGCCTGTCCTCCGTGGAGTATGCCCCCCACGTGCCCATGTGTGGATCACACAGTGGCACCCTCCTGCGGGGGCACTGCGGGCTTTGGCATCCTGCTGTTACCAACGCTGGCCAGGCGCACGTGCAGCAGCCCCCAGCCTGCTGGCCCTGGGGCTGTGTTTTCGGCCTGGCAGCTCCTGGCACGCTGCCCTGGAGGAGTCGAAGCCTTCCAGGCTGCTGCTGGTGGGTGTGAAGGGGATTCGGGTCCCAGACCCTCAGAGGTGCTGGGCGTCCCACCCCGCTGGGTGATGCTCCTCATGGGCTCTGTGGACGCTCTCCCGCTGCTGACGCGCCATGTGTGCCATGCGGGAGAGAACGGGGAACGGCCCCTCCCGCCGCAGCCCTGCACACCGTCACAGGCCTGGGCCCAGTTCCGCTGCGCCGGCTGCTCTCCGTTCCCTCGTGGCACGTCTGCGGTTCACTCGCAGCAGGGTGTTAGTGCTGCGGTGCGGGGCCGGCTCTGTTGTGGAGCAGGACCAGGGGCCAGGGTGCTACCCCAGAGGAGGACGGGGGCCTGGGGTTGTCGGGGAGCAGCGCCAGTACCGTGGAGACCCAGGGCGGGCGAGGTGGGGCGGACGGGCTGGGCACACCTGCCCCGAGGGGGCCTTGGCCTTCTTCTGGACGGGAGTTAAGGCGGAGAGAGCTGCTGCCTGCTGCACCGGCCTGGTGGCCTTGGCACCGCTTCACGCtagctgcttgtttatttttattaattccgTTTCTTCCAGAAACTGGATGGGAGGTCCCTTATCAAGTTGAACTTTGCGAAGAACAGTGAAGGTGAGTAATCCTTTCCAGACGGCTCGAGGAGTGGCCCGAGGGACCCGCGGCCCCACCTCTCACCAAGTTCTCACCTTTTGAGCAGGCTGGACACttcctttccatttcttaaaaacGTGATGTTGTCTTCCTAGAGGCACAGGTAGTTTAAAGCTGGGAACAGATAAACTCAGACGCCCGACAGCGGCAGGAGGGAAGCTGGGGCTGGAGATGGGCGGCCCACAACCTCGACTCTGGACCCTGAAATCATCAACTAAGATACAAGGCCAAGAGGGTGCTCTCTAGATGAAGAgtagtaaaaaatttaaaaaggcacaGTTGAGGGGATGAGCCCTCACTGTGGGGCACTTGGGCATTGTGGGCTGAGCTGGGCCCCTGGGGGCACAGGCCCTGCCCGGCTGTGGCTCTGGTCCAGGTGTTACTAGAGATGGAGCTGCTCAGGCTGCGGCAGATGGGTGGCTGGGCGTGGGGGCGGGGGCTCTCGGGCTCTCTCCACTCAGCTCAGCATTGGTTGTCCGCCCCAGCCCGGTGCCGGGTCCTGCTCTGCACCCCTGCGTGCCCTCCACTGTTCCTTGGTGGACGCTGTGTTGAGGCAGCCTCCATGAGCACTGACCTTGTTCTCAGTTTGTTATGGGCTGGGGCGTGTGCAGGTGCCCTGGTGGAGAGCGGGGTCAGGGTTTGCTGGCGGGTGGGTTCCGGGGATGCGTGGAGGCTGGCCAGCCCCCAGCAGGTGCAGACGGCAGTGAGGAGCCAGCCGGCCTTGGCGGCCTGGACAATCTGTGGGCGCCGGGGAGCTCCCTGCTCTGAGAGTGGCTCCTTCACAAGCGTTCACTGTGTGCCTGCCTGCCGCATGCAGACGGCACGGGCCAGGCCTCTGTTGAGATGAGAGGGAGGGGGCTTTGGAAATGAGGTCACAGCAGTGGGTCAGACGCGCCCTGTCATGGGGTCAGAGGTGAAGTGGGCCAAGGGAGAGGGTCTGGGGGCCGGCTGATGGGGTTCGAGAGGGAGTCTGCAGACAGGTGAGACGTGAGGGGGCCTGTGGGGAGAGCGCTCCAGGCAGAGGCCCAGCCGGGACAGGCCCCGCGGCACGGGGTCCGCTGTTACTTGCACGGTGTGagtggagcaggggtgggggctgtggcCTGGGGCCAGCTGAGGCAGGGAGCCCAGCAGTGTCTCGGGCCCTGGACAGTCACTGGAGGGCTCAGAGATTCGAGCAAGAAAGATCTGAcccaacttgttttttttttaattacttatttggctgtgccgtgtCTTAGTTGGAGCACGTGGCatctagttcccggaccagggattgaacttgcattgggagcgcagagtcttagccagtggaccccCAGGAAATCCCCCTCAACTGTGcctttttaaatcttttaccACTCTTGATCTAGAGAGCGCCCTCTTGCCTTGTGTCTTACCTGATGATTTCAGGGTCGAGAGAGTCGAGTTTGTGTGCCGCCCGTCTCCAGCCCCAGCTTCCCTCCAGCCGCTGTCGGGCGTCAGTTTACCTGTGCTCCCGCTCCGCTGTGTCAGTGCCTTCGTGCCAGTTCACGCTTACATATTTGAGTGTGTCTCTAAAAGCTAGGGACGTAAGAAATGAGCCCACTCTCGTCGTACCTAGAAAGTTAATGTGAATTCTTTAGTGTCAGATATCCAGCCAGTGGTCCAGTTTCCAGAATgccattgtaattattttttgcaGTTTTGAGGTCAGGGTTCTTAGAGTTCATACAACTCCAGATCTCTCATCTCTACGTGTCCCCCTTGCTGCAGCGTCCTGTGGAGACTGACCTGCACGGGCTCccctggggttggggggcagcGAGGCAGGGAGGGGCGCCGGAGGGTCAGGACGGGGCAGGGTCTGAGAGGGGCTGTGGTGGGGTATGCGGGGCTGACTGGTCGAAGGGGCAGCAGGCAGGTGGGGAAACAGGCTGGTCCCCAGGGCAGAGGGTGGCTGGGTGGGCTGGGGCTGACGCCAGGGCCGTCCTGCACGGGGTGGAGTTCCTGCTCTCggaggaggggcctgggcagCCCCTGGGGAGGCCCCCCCAGGCCTGCTGCCACGGGGTTCCTGCTCCCTTTCTCTGACCCCacacccctaccccacccctgcGCCCTCCCTGACCCCGCTCCACCCCTGCACCCTCCCtgaccccgccccgcccctgcgCCCTCTCACCAGGGAAGTACCACTGCCCGGTGCTCTTTACCGTGTTCACCAACAGCAGCCACATCGTGGCCATCAGGACCACCGGCAACGTCTACGCCCACGAGGCGAGTCGTCACGGGCCCTGGTGGGGACACTGGGGGGGGTGGGCCTGAGTCCCCGGAGGTCCCGGGCTAAGAACCACCGATCAAGCAAGGGATGGTGGCCTACCTATGGCCTCCGGGCCTGGACCAGGCAGCTCTACCCACTGAGCGGGTCCTAGTTCCCAGGCCCTGCAGGCCTGCAAAGACCTTGGACGGAGCCCAGCTCCAGGCCCTGCCTGGGGCACGTAGGGCTGGCGTTCCTGCTCTGGGCCTGCAGCCTGTGGGTTTTCACGCCCACCCCTGGAGCTTGGCCCCTTGGGGCTCTGGGGTCATGGGTTGGGATTGGGTGGAGATGGGCGGCTGGTTGGGAGCAAGATAGCAGGGACCCGCCTGGGGCCTAGGAAGGGCCCGCACTCCTGAGGGCACACTCTGGTCCCCTCCTTTGCCCTTCTGTGCTCCCGGGTGGGCTCTGGGCTGCAGGCTGCGGGAAGGCACTGTGACCGTGGCCTTCCTCCTGGCTGTAGGCGGTGGAGCAGCTGAATATCAAGGCCAAGAACTTCCGAGACCTGCTGACGGACGAGCCCTTCTGCCGACAGGACATCATCACCCTGCAGGTGATCACCCTCCTGGCTCCCTGCCTGTGCAGCCTGGCAGAGCCGCTCCCAGCCATGGGTCACCCCAGGCCTCTGTACAGGCTGCCGCCGCAGTCTGGGGCTCCTGGCTCCCTGCGGGGGCTGCCCCCAACTCATCTCTGCCCCCAGAGCGCCTCCAAGTCGAGGCTGTCCCTTTTCAAGCCTGAGGGCTGGGGCAGGTGCCCAGGACCCAGGGCGAGCCTAGAGCACGCCTGTCGGTGTCCCGAGAGCCCCGAGTGGGCTCATGAGAGTCACGGACGCAGAAAATCGGGGGGCCTGGTCCTCCTGTGGCTCGTCCTGTTATGACCTGAGGCCAGTGCACGGCCCTCCCCCGGGGTGGGCCCTATGGCCCCGGGCAAACTGTGGGGTCCGCCTGGCAGCTGACTGTAGGGGGTGGCCGGTGGGAGGTGTTGGGAGGCATCCTGTGTCCTGTGCTGACGGCTGGGGGCGTGCTTGGCTGTGAGCGGGCAGGTGTGCAGCTGGGGAGGGGTTTGCAGCCCCATCTCCACCCGCCCCTGCCGACCCCCGGCCTCTCCCCAAGCCCAGGCCCCTGCCCggcccctgcctcctcctgcccaGCAGCTGTGTGGCCCAGGACATGCCGGGTTCACTGCCAGACACATTCTTTGTGCCATAGGACCCCACGAACTTGGACAAATTCAACGTTTCCAATTTCTTTCACGTTAAGAATAACATGAAAATAATTGACCCAGGTACGTACAGCCTGGCTACCCAGGGGCGAGGGGCTTGGGGAGCAGAGCCAGCACCCCTGGGGGACTCTCCCCACCTCTCGGCAGAGTCAGGGGGTCCCAGCCTGCTCTGCACAGGCCTTGTGTGTCTTGAGCTGCCGTGCCGTCCTGGGCTGGATCAGGGCCCCGGGGCCTTGGTGTGTGGGGACCAGCTGGGCCATCAGGACGTGGCCACAGGCCCCGCAGGGCTGCTTCCTCTCCTGGGTCCCTGGGGCCTGGGTCCCCCTCTCCGCGCCCCTCAGAGATGGTCCGTTTCTCACTGCAGGGCTGGGCCAGGCCGTGTGTGACGGCCGCCGGGGGGCAGGAGGGCCCCAGGAGGGGTGGCAGTGTGACATGGGGCTGTGACCCCGGGGTCTGGCTGGGGCGACGGCCTAGCCCCCGCTCTCTCCACGGGCTTCCCCGGGGCTGTCGTGACCCGGAGGCTGTGATGGACGGAGGCGCTGGTTGCCCTGGCCTCCTGCCCGGCCGGGCTCTCAGTGGCTCTGGCCCGCTGTTCCCTCACGGCGTCTGGGGACGGCGCTGGGCCTCGGCTGCTCAGGACCACCGTGCCGTCTCTAGATGAAGAGAAGGCCAAGCAGGACCCGTCTTACTATTTGAAAAACACGAACACGGAGACGCGGGAGACGCTGCAGGAGCTCTACAAGGAGTTCAAAGGGGACGAGGTGCTGGCGGCCACCATGAGGGTCCCCGAGAAGGCGAAGGTGGACAAGCTGAACGCCGTGAGTGGGGGCGCTGCCCTGCCTGGCCACACTCCTGGGGTGCGGTGCTGGGGGGGGCTGCCGGCAGCCTCCGTGGTTCCTCACCACAGAGCATCTGGGGTGTGGGCAGGCATGGCCCTGCGGAGCTGGCCACTCAGAGCCAGAGTGACCCCGGGGTGCCGAGCTGCCGGGGAAGCGGGGCAGGTGGTCCCGGGGTGCCTGCCGCCGGCCTCACCTGCATGTCCCACCCCTGTCCTTGTGCTTGGCCCTGGGTCCCCGTCGGCCGTGCGGGCACTGCGACTCGTGCCCTGGCCTGTCGGGCCCTCAGCCGCCCCTGCCCCTACCAGGCAGGGCCTGGGGGACTGGGGCTGGGAGACCCCCTTTACACAGCTGGACAGGAAGGCAGGTGTGCTAAAGACAAGGGTGTGTTGTTCATGATTTTCTCTAACACAGCAGCTCTTAGTGTTTTGGTGCATTTTCTTCTGATTGGAAgaaatctctttgtgtgtttagaaggaaaaaaacgtTTCATCGTGGATGATTTTTTCCTGTAGGAACTTGAAACCTTTAAAAGGGCCCTCGAGTGCCTAGAGCTCTGAACCCTGGAGGCGCCCGCGCTGCCTGGCGCGCTCCTCCAGGTTTCACCTAACACGAGGCTTGGCAGCCAGGCCTTCGGCGCAGTTGAAGCCAAGGGTCGCGGCCAGGCTCTCCCTGGGCCCTGCAGGAGAGGCCAGCGTGGGTGGGCGTACTGTTCGCCCAGGAGACCCCCTGGCGTCCGGGGGTGGTGGAGGGAGGCGAAAGGCAGGCCCGGGGTAGAGGGGCGGCCCCCCTGCTGAGCACCGGTGCGGTTTCCCCGCAGGCCCACTACTCCACCGGGAGGGTCAGCGCCTCCTTCACGTCCACTGCCATGGTTCCCGAGACCACACACGAAGCAGGTAGCACCTGGCCCCACTCCTTGTCTGTGGCGGCCGAGCATAGGTGTCCCCCCTGCCTGCTTCGGCTCTGTGGGCTTGCCAGCAGCTCGCCAGTGGTCAGGCGGGGACGGGCCCTTTCGAAAGTGGGCTTGTGTCTGGGTGGGGGGCGTCCATTTGGAGGCTCCCCTGAGGGGCCGCCCCGCCCAGGCCCCAGCGCCCTCCCCTCTGCTGGTCTTGGCTGGTCAGGGCCCACcgtcccccagccccctcctcctctccccttgtCGGCCCCCGGTGCCCGCCTTTCCCCTGGGTCCCCAAGCCCGGACAGGCGGGCAGCTCAGGCGTCTCCTCGTAGCGGCCATCGACGAGGACGAGCTGCGCTACCAGTTCGTGAAGAAGAAGGGCTACGTGCG
Coding sequences within it:
- the PPIL2 gene encoding RING-type E3 ubiquitin-protein ligase PPIL2 isoform X3, whose amino-acid sequence is MGKRQHQKDKMYITCAEYTHFYGGKKPDVPQTNFRRLPFDHCSLSLQPFAYPVCTPEGVVFDLLNIVPWLKKYGTNPSNGEKLDGRSLIKLNFAKNSEGKYHCPVLFTVFTNSSHIVAIRTTGNVYAHEAVEQLNIKAKNFRDLLTDEPFCRQDIITLQDPTNLDKFNVSNFFHVKNNMKIIDPDEEKAKQDPSYYLKNTNTETRETLQELYKEFKGDEVLAATMRVPEKAKVDKLNAAHYSTGRVSASFTSTAMVPETTHEAAAIDEDELRYQFVKKKGYVRLHTSLGDLNLELHCDLTPKTCENFIRLCKKRYYDGTVFHRSIRNFVIQGGDPTGTGTGGESCWGKPFRDEFRPNLSHTGRGVLSMANSGPNTNKSQFFITFRSCAYLDKKHTIFGRVVGGFDTLTAMENVESDPKTDRPKEEIRIDSTIVFVDPYEEADAQIAEERRKTQLEAAAPESTAKSSQSPQGSQGPQTYRQGVGKYISPAVTKRVAEEEPSTSAAVPVAKKKPSRGFGDFSSW
- the PPIL2 gene encoding RING-type E3 ubiquitin-protein ligase PPIL2 isoform X1, producing MVWFFGSKACRILAPPPGTEPAPPSLKSKEELVHCQHLSLLFRFPLLVVTPWLLRWGQKPGSLPLAPVPQYITCAEYTHFYGGKKPDVPQTNFRRLPFDHCSLSLQPFAYPVCTPEGVVFDLLNIVPWLKKYGTNPSNGEKLDGRSLIKLNFAKNSEGKYHCPVLFTVFTNSSHIVAIRTTGNVYAHEAVEQLNIKAKNFRDLLTDEPFCRQDIITLQDPTNLDKFNVSNFFHVKNNMKIIDPDEEKAKQDPSYYLKNTNTETRETLQELYKEFKGDEVLAATMRVPEKAKVDKLNAAHYSTGRVSASFTSTAMVPETTHEAAAIDEDELRYQFVKKKGYVRLHTSLGDLNLELHCDLTPKTCENFIRLCKKRYYDGTVFHRSIRNFVIQGGDPTGTGTGGESCWGKPFRDEFRPNLSHTGRGVLSMANSGPNTNKSQFFITFRSCAYLDKKHTIFGRVVGGFDTLTAMENVESDPKTDRPKEEIRIDSTIVFVDPYEEADAQIAEERRKTQLEAAAPESTAKSSQSPQGSQGPQTYRQGVGKYISPAVTKRVAEEEPSTSAAVPVAKKKPSRGFGDFSSW
- the PPIL2 gene encoding RING-type E3 ubiquitin-protein ligase PPIL2 isoform X2, which produces MVWFFGSKACRILAPPPGTEPAPPSLKSKEELVHCQHLSLLFRFPLLVVTPWLLRWGQKPGSLPLAPVPQYITCAEYTHFYGGKKPDVPQTNFRRLPFDHCRNIVPWLKKYGTNPSNGEKLDGRSLIKLNFAKNSEGKYHCPVLFTVFTNSSHIVAIRTTGNVYAHEAVEQLNIKAKNFRDLLTDEPFCRQDIITLQDPTNLDKFNVSNFFHVKNNMKIIDPDEEKAKQDPSYYLKNTNTETRETLQELYKEFKGDEVLAATMRVPEKAKVDKLNAAHYSTGRVSASFTSTAMVPETTHEAAAIDEDELRYQFVKKKGYVRLHTSLGDLNLELHCDLTPKTCENFIRLCKKRYYDGTVFHRSIRNFVIQGGDPTGTGTGGESCWGKPFRDEFRPNLSHTGRGVLSMANSGPNTNKSQFFITFRSCAYLDKKHTIFGRVVGGFDTLTAMENVESDPKTDRPKEEIRIDSTIVFVDPYEEADAQIAEERRKTQLEAAAPESTAKSSQSPQGSQGPQTYRQGVGKYISPAVTKRVAEEEPSTSAAVPVAKKKPSRGFGDFSSW
- the PPIL2 gene encoding RING-type E3 ubiquitin-protein ligase PPIL2 isoform X4, which produces MGKRQHQKDKMYITCAEYTHFYGGKKPDVPQTNFRRLPFDHCRNIVPWLKKYGTNPSNGEKLDGRSLIKLNFAKNSEGKYHCPVLFTVFTNSSHIVAIRTTGNVYAHEAVEQLNIKAKNFRDLLTDEPFCRQDIITLQDPTNLDKFNVSNFFHVKNNMKIIDPDEEKAKQDPSYYLKNTNTETRETLQELYKEFKGDEVLAATMRVPEKAKVDKLNAAHYSTGRVSASFTSTAMVPETTHEAAAIDEDELRYQFVKKKGYVRLHTSLGDLNLELHCDLTPKTCENFIRLCKKRYYDGTVFHRSIRNFVIQGGDPTGTGTGGESCWGKPFRDEFRPNLSHTGRGVLSMANSGPNTNKSQFFITFRSCAYLDKKHTIFGRVVGGFDTLTAMENVESDPKTDRPKEEIRIDSTIVFVDPYEEADAQIAEERRKTQLEAAAPESTAKSSQSPQGSQGPQTYRQGVGKYISPAVTKRVAEEEPSTSAAVPVAKKKPSRGFGDFSSW